The sequence CTTCGACAACACCTTCGTCGAACAAGGCTTCCCCAACACCGCTTTCGGAAACAATCTCAAAACCGTCGCCCGCACCATCGCCGCCCACAATAAGCTGAAGATGAAACGGCAAACCTTCTTCGTGCGACTCGGCGGATGGGACCACCATACCACTTTGCTGGACAGCCAAAACAACATGTATCCCGACCTCTCCGAGAGCCTCTACGCCTTCCAGAAAGCGCTCGAGGAAATCGGCGAGCAAGAGAACGTACTCACTTTCTCCGTCTCCGACTTCGGCCGCACCTTGACGTCCAACGACGCCGGCTCAGACCACGGCTGGGGCGGCAACGCTTTCGTCATCGGTGGCCCCGTGCAAGGCGGCAGAATCTACGGAACCTACCCGGACCTCCATATCGGATCCGATCTCGACACCGGCCGTGGTCGCCAAATTCCCACTACATCCGTAGACCAGTACTGCGGCGAGATCGCCAAATGGTTCGGCGTATCCAACGGCGACCTCGAAACCGTCTTCCCCAACATCCAAAACTTCTACGACCCTTACTCCCTCGCGCCACCACTCGGCTTCGTCAAGTCAGCGATCTAAGGGCTATTTCTGTAGGAGCGTGCTTGTCACACGATTTTTTGCGATTCCATGTTCGTCCGAATAAATATAAAGCTACGCATCTGCCTAGCTGTAATTGCATTGCTGTTACAACGGGCACCGACTTTGTCGTCCGCATTCCTTTCCCGCCTTTCACTCCCTAGCGTTCAGATCCTTCAAAAAGCCTTTTTCTCCACCGCAGGTCTTGCCGCCCCGCACGCCCTCTCTGGAGCCACCGTTTCAAAGTACAACGTCAACGAATCCACCTACACCGTCGGCAACAAAAGCATTCTTCACATCGAATCCGGGCAAGTAGGCATTAGAACGACGATCGACATTTCCAACACCGTTACCGCAGCCTCCTGGACCATCGACGGCGAGCTGCCTCCCGGCCTGGTCGCCACCGACATCTTCAACGAAGCGCAGCTCATTGACGGCGTGATCAACACTCCATTTCCCGTCATCAAAGGCACCCCCACCACCCCTGGCCCCTACGGTCTCATCCTCAAGCCCTGGAGCCTCAAGGACGGCCAAGGCAACACCGCGCCCCAACTGCTCAGCATCGCCTTCGACATCTCCGCAGCCGACGGCCCTCCCCCAAAGCTCCACTATCAGCGAAACCAGCAAACCCTTACGCTCTACTGGACCACCGCCGAAGTTGGATCCTACCAGCTCACCCGTTCCACCGACCTCGTCCAATGGGCCCCCATCACCCTCACTCCCATAAAAAACGGCGATCAATCCAGTATCCAAATTCCCCTCACACAAACCGAGTTCTACCGCTTCGCGCCCGACCCCTAGGGCGGTGCCCCGGCCAGCGACCGCAGCACAGCATCCCAGCCCTCCGCATCGCCCGCAGGGCTCTCTGCTCGCAGCACGCCGCGTAGCAGGACCAAGCAAGCAATTCACGATCCACCGCTAGACTCTACTCTCCGTCTACCCGTAGCCCCCTCTCCGGCCCCTCCGTCCCTCCTCCCGCCCCCGCTGAGCGAAACTACTGCTTGCCCTAAAATTCACCGACATAAAGGCGTTACCGCACTCGCCTAGCCGTCCGTGAAACTCTACCTGCTACAGAAATGCCTATCCGTCCGCCTGCACTGGACTCTCGTGTTCCTGCTGCTCGCACTGCAACGCAGCCCCACCCTAAAGCTCCTGCTCACCGCCAAGCAGCTACAAGCGACCTCGCCGGTCGCTCGCATCCTCCAGTCCATCGCCTTACCCGCGGCCGCCCTGTCAACGCCCCACGCCCTCTCCGGAGCGAGCACCTCGTCTTACGATGTTGAATACATCAACACCCCAGAACTCAAAGTCGGCGTCGAAGCCGTCATCAGGTTTCAAAACACCATCACGCCCTTATCTTGGAGCCTCACGGGTGACTTACCCCCCGGCATGCGGTTGACAGACCTGCGCCTGCGCAAATCCGTGGTCGATGGAGTAATCGCTACCGACATCGGCATCATTACCGGCATCCCTAGCCAAGCGGGCACCTTTGACATCGTGCTGACCCCTTGGTCCAACGACGACGGCACTGGCGACACCGCTCCTGAACCCGCCCCCGGAGCCCTCCGCCTCAGCCTCTACGTCCTACCAGCGGAAGAAGCCCCACTCGTCGCCCCCAAACTAAGCATCATCCGCCAACACTCAACCCTTTCGCTCAGTTGGCAAGTAGACTCCGCCCAGAACTTTCGCCTCGTCTCATCGCACGACCTCTCGACCTGGAATCCAGTATCAACAAAGCCACTACAATCAGGAAATACAGCCACCCTTGAATTTCCACTAAACGACGGACTCAGAAAATTCTATCGCCTCGAGCCTGAAGAATGAGAGCCGCCCGCATGAGCTCACGCCTCCCCGCCACTCTGAGGAAGCGAGGCGGGAGAGCGGCCCCTTTCGACGCACAATAAAAGAACCATGATTCCCAAATAGCTCGGCACGATCCAAAAGCTGGCTCGCAAACCGACCCAGTCGCCCACCAAGCCCATCGTCCAAGTCACGGAAGCGAAACCCGCGATCCCTCCGCAGGACAACAGAATGAAAGCGCTGGTCGGGTCGCACTCCATGCGATCCACCGCATAGGACTGCAGCGTCGGCCAAAAGCAAGCCATCGAGATCCCCGCGAAAAACAAGTTCAAGTAGAGGGCCCACATGCTATCCGTTAAAGGAAAAGCTACGCTCACCAAAAGTCCTCCCAACGCCGAAGCCAACAATAGGTGCCAGAGGCGAGCTTGCGGAATTAGCCAACCCCAGAGCAGCCGCGCCACAATCATGCCTCCAGCAAACAAGGCCACTCCTATCCCCGCCGCGCGAGGAGCCGCCCCGTGCTCGAGCTGCAGCAAGCTAGCGCTCCAGTAAGTGAACGCTCCTTCCGCCGCCCCTCCCAAAAACATCAATGCCGTAAACAGCCAAAAGCGCCGCTGGCGCAGGATCTTCCACTTGTGGGCAAAAACGGCGGAGAGTTCTCCCTCTTCCCGAATCCGCCCCTTCTCTCGCAATGCCAAAAACACAACGCCAGTCAGGAAACAAAACCCGCCCAAGCTAAACATCACCGTCCGCCAGGAGACCAGCTGGGTCAACGCCTCTCCCGTTCCCAGCATGGTAGCCAGTACACCCACCGACCAGAAGGCATTGATCAAGTTCAAGTAGCGCCCCGAGTCATCGGGGTGCAGCTCCTGCACCAAAGGATTGATCAAGGCTTCGATAACGCCACCCCCGAAGCCCAACAACGCCACCGCAAGAAATAAGGCACCGTAGCTGGGCGCCAGGCCATACAGCGCCATCCCTACCCCCATCACCAGACTCGAAACCCCAATCGATCGCGCCTTTCCAAAGCGAGCCGCCACGAATCCGCTCACCAGCAAAGTACCCAAAACAAGGATACCCTTCGCCATTTCCAAGCCACCCGCTTGCGAAAGCGACATTCCCAAATCCTTCGTGATCGCGACCAAGCAGATCGGAATCGCCGTCACGCACGACGAATACGCCAGAAATCCCGACATCGCCGCGTAGTCAAGCGCTTGAAAAGAAAACCTCCTCGATTGCTGCCCCTCTAACTTCATCCAGCACCACCCTGCCCAAGCCCTCCTTCAAGGCAACCGATAAGCTCCTCGCTTGAATGGGTGCGATTATAACAGCGTACAGGTAGGGCGTCCGCCGCGGAGGAATGATCCTGCAACGCGGCTGTCTGGGCCAGACAGCCCTACCCTCGCGAATACGGGACAAAGCTTTAATCGGACCTCTTTTGAATCGTTAACCGAAAAGAAGCTTTCCCCCAGCGACGTACGCCTTAGTCTTCGATCCTGAATCGATAGACTCAGGAAGCCCTAGATTTCCTTACACATCGTATCAAATAACCTTATACAACTCACCCTGCCCCCAAAAATATGCAAGTTACCAGACGCAAGTTCGTACACACCGCCGCCACGTCCGCCCTAGCAACCAGCGCCTTCCTTTCCGGACTCGGGGCCGCCAATCCGGGCAAAGGAAAAACCCTCAAGATCGCTGTCGTCGGTTGCGGCAACCGCGGGCAACACAACATCCGCACCTTCACCGAAGCTGCAGCTCTCATGGGGCACAAGGTCGAGATCGTCGCCTTGGCCGACGCATTCCAAGACCAAGTGGAGGCGGCAGCCAACCGCTTCGAAGTTAGCCCCGACAAGTGCATTGTCGGCTGGGACGCCTATCACAAGGTAGCCGAGAGCGGAGCCACTTTCGTCATCCTCACCACGCCTCCCCTCTTTCGTCCTCTGCACTTCGCAATGATGGTGGAGGCAGGAAAACACGTGATGATGGAGAAGCCAGTCGCAGTCGACGCCCCTGGCTGCCGCGAAATCATAGCCATCGGCGAAACTGCCGCCCAGAAAGGGCTCTCCATTCTCGCGGGCACCCAACGCCGCCACCAATTGAGCTACCTGAAAAACAAAGCCCTCGTCGATGCCGGGGCCGTGGGCGAAATCGTGGGCGGCACCGTTATGTGGAACAGCCAGGTACCATGGATAAGGGAACGCAAAGCGACTTGGAGCGACGCCGAGTACTTGGGGCGCAATTGGCTCAACTGGACCGAGCTCTCCGGAGACCACATCTGCGAGCAACACGTTCACAATATCGACGTGGCAAACTGGTTTCTCGGGCGTCTTCCCCAATCCGCCATCGGGTTCGGCGGACGGGCCCGCCGCGAGACCGGCAACAGCTACGACTTCTTCAGCGTTGACCTGGACTACGGAAACGGCGTGCACATTCACAGCCAATGCCGCCAAATTTCCGGCACCTACTCTCGAGTGGGCGAATTCTTCCGCGGAACCAAGGGCGAGCTATTGGGAGGCGGAAAGATTAAAGGAAATGACGTATCCATCCCTGAAATACAAGTTCTCGATAAAGATGGCCGTATCCAAGAAATGGTGAACTGGATCGACTCCGCCATAACCGGCAATCCACTCAACGAGTCTCGCCAGGTGGCAGAGTCGACCGCAGTCGCAATCATGGGACGTATCGCCGCCTACACGGGAGAGTTTATCCGCTTCCGCGACCTCATGGAAAACGCCGAATCCCCTCTCTACAGCCAAACCCTGTCCGTATCCGCTAGAGACTTCGAAACCGGCAGCGTCACCTTGCCTGCCGAGAACGTAGCTCCGGTACCGGGAGATGGAGCCGAGATTCGCCGCATCGGTTGAAGCCGGATACACAAAGGGGAAGCGTATCACCGCTTCCCCTACAAGAGTTTCTAGGTAGACTGCCGAAGACGGCTGCAGCTTAGTCGCCGCCGCCTCCGCCATCTCCGCCGCCGTCACCACCGCCAAAGCCACCGCCTCCACCGCCCGCGGGAGGTGGATTGAGCGCTTCCATGTCGTTTTGGTTGATGCGCTTGAGCGTCTTCATCTGCTTCTCGTCCAAGAATTCAGCAAGCGCCTTTTCCTGCTTGTTCGCCCACTGGCGAATCTCGCGGCGGGCCACTTTCTTTTCCTCGGGATCCTTGCTCTTGCGGAAGTTCGCCACCAGCGGAACCCGCTTCACATAATACTGCGTAAGGATCGAGTTCAGCTTTTCCTGCTGCTCAGCGGTCGGCTTCAGTTTTTTCTCGGCTTGGGTGACCTGCTTCTGGATCGATTTGATCAGGTCCGCCTTTCGCTTCTCCAAAGCCTTGGCCTTTTTTGCATCTGCGGGTGAGAGGGCTTTCGTTTGCTCTGGACTCGAGTCTTGGGCGAGCAGAGCCGTTCCGCCACACGCCAAAACCATGACGGCAGCAAACAACAATCGTATTTTCATTAAGGTAACTTCCTCTCGAAACGATCCGTTCCAAACACCGTGTCTGCCGCGATCGCCGAGGCCGCCAATGATGCGTCCTACTCTCCAAAAATCAAGCGGGATCGTTGGAGGAAGAAGCTTGGTTTATCCGTAAATTTCCACTTTTTCCAACCAGCCCTCCGTATCTTCCGTAGATCCGTCGAAGAGACCAAAGAACGCATTTTGTAGTTGCTCGGTAATGACGCCCCGTTTTCCGCTCCCTACCGGCAAGCCGTCAACAGAGCGAATCGCAGCAATCTCCGTGGCAGTTCCCGTCATGAACACCTCGTCCGCCACGTAGAGAAGCTCGCGCGGCAAGCTCTCCTCGCGTATCTGGTAACCGAGTCGCCGCGCCAGATCCATGGCAATCCCTCGCGTAATCCCCGGCAAAATAGCGGCCGTTATAGGCGGCGTGTACAGTACCCCGTCCCTCACTACGAAAATGTTCTCCCCGGCTCCTTCGCTCAAGTGCCCCGAAGCGTCGAGCCCGATTCCTTCGGTGTATCCATGGCGATGCGCTTCCATGGTGATCAGCTGCGAGGACAAGTAATTGCCTCCTGCCTTGGCCATGGTCGGCAAGGTATTGGGAGCCACTCGCGTCCAGCTGCTCACACCCACGTCTACTCCATTTTCCAGAGCCTCCTCGCCTAAGTAAGCGCCCCAGGGAAACGCCGCTACCGTGACTTCCACCGGATCCGAATTGCCAAACACCGTCATCGGACCGTAGCCACGGAACGCAAGCGGCCGCACGTATGCAGACTTCAACCCGTTCGCCCGAATCACCTCGTGGCAGATTCGCGTCAGCTCCTCCTGCCCGAAAGGCATCGTCATGCGATAAATCCGAGCCGAGTCGTAGAAACGCTTCAAGTGTGGCTGCAAGCAAAGGTAAGTCGGCCCCTCATTCGTATCATAAACCCGAATACCTTCGAATACCGAAGAGCCATAGTGCAGCGCGTGCGTCATCACGTGCACCGTTGCCTCTTTCCAAGGGATCAATTTTCCTCCGTGCCAAATGAATTCCGTTTCTTGCATAAACATTCTCTCGCCTTAGCCTAGCAAGAAGTCAAACCCGCCCGTTCCCCAGTCGAGCAATCGCTCCCACAGCCTCCCATGTTTTCCTCGCATACGAACATACAATCCATCCGCTCCGACTTTCACCTGGAAGCGATGATGCGATACAGCCAGTTCGCTCCGCGACTCTACAACCTCTGTCGCTCGCTCGGCTTCGAGAAGGGGAACATCATGCCTTCGCGAGCCTTCTGCTCCGACGAAAGCCAAGGCTTTCCCATCATTCTCATCGCGAAACACTTCGGCGCCTTCCCCTTCAATCACGGCCGCGCAGGAGGAGTGGTCGCAACCACACGCCACGGTCCCCACGCCCACCACGGAAAAGACCTCGTCCTCATTCATGCCAGCCACGTCGGTTACGATGCCCAAAATAAAAGCTTTGGCCACTACTGTCGCCTGCAAACCGCTGACAACGAGATGTCGACCACCTGCGGAAAAGTCGGACACGTCATCTCCTGGTACCAACGAGAGTACGCCTTCGCCCAAAGCCAGATCCGGCTCTGCTACGAAGACGACAGGCCGAGCCTACGCATCGACAACCAGCTGCTAGACGATACCCGAACCGAAGGGATAGCGCTCGACCTCGACAAGATGGTCGCCCGAAAGAACGGACAGCCCCACCTGCTCAAAACGCTCAGTACCTCCCGGATCTACGCAGCGGCAGATAGCTTCTTCCAACAGTTTTCTGCGAAAGATTGGCCGCGCGAAACCCCGCGCGAAATAGGGAAAAGCCTAGCTCCAGGACTATTCTTCTTCCGCAAAGCGATCCCTTCCCACGAACAACTAGAACGCAATCTCTTCAATCCGATGCCGTGGATCGTGACGGCCCCATCCCCCATCCTCCTCGCCGCCCAATTCAACACCCAAGCCGAATTCGACCGCACCTACCGCAGCATCCTCAAAGAACCGACCTACACAGGTAAACGGCTCTTGTTCGTCTCCTGCCTCAACATCGACATCTCTCCTCAACCCGGGCAGCTCTTCCCCCTGACCAAATGCATCCCATGGGCCGCGTATTTCCAAGACGGCCAAGGGCAATCCCAAACTCTGGAGCAGGCCGAGCTCGTCGAACTCCTCCTGCAACAAAGCGGCGACAACCCAGATGCCATCAACCTAGAGGACGCCATCCAGAAGATGGTCGAGGCCGAGGAGATTAAAATCCCATTCCCCAAGTCCGAAGAGGAACGCTGAACTTTTGCCTTCCGATCGACTCTGGTCGATTCGAAGCCCGAGGTCGCCGCCTAAGCGTCGCTGTTTTAGAAGCGCCCAGACGACACTCGAGGAATTTGGGCAAAGTAAAAGCCCGCCAGAGCTAAGCTCTGCGCGGGCCTCTTTGACAGCAGGAGTACCCCTACTCCTATATCGCTGTCTGTGTATGTTTATACCCCAAAAAAAACTGTTTCGAAGCTTGGCTTCTATTCGGTTTCAACCTCTCGGTTGGCCAATGCGAGAACTATACGAAATTTCTGCCATAATTGGAAATACTTCATTCCACTAGCACCCATAGGATTAAGCTATACCTATTCAAATTCACCTATAAGCGTCTCACAAATAGAGATTTAAAGAACTACTTCTAGCTTCAATCGAGATTAAAAAGTTCCTCTTTTCGCCAAAAAATCCAGTTCCGCAGTCGAGCGGCCGTCTCACCAGGCCGCGTTGCAGGGGGTTCCCGTGGCCACGAGAAAGCTCGGAACCTCAACCGACAGCCCAGTCAAAACCCAGCACATCCCAGCAAAACCTTCCGACCAGCGCGTTGAGACTGTCCGATAAATCGAGTTTTTGTTGGGTTGGACCTTGGTCCAGACCGCGTCCCGCTGTGAAACGGGTTTGCGCTGCGGTCTGCAGCAAGCTGCCCCTGCTCAGAAGCGGCTAGTGTCCTGTCACGCATCCAATGTCGCATGCGACGTAGCGCCGAGCTTCAGCCAGCGACCGCAGAGATCAAATCCTGCAGTGCGGGCGCCGGCTAAAGCTCGGTGCTACGTTTGATGTATGACACGTCACCAGTAAGCTTTCTGGGACAGTCTCTTTAAAAGCTGCTCGAGCCTGGTATCGATCCTAAGCCCGGACGGCACTCGAGGAATTTGGACAAAGTAAAAGCCCGCCAGAGCTAAGCTCTGCGCGGGCCTCTTTGACAGCAGGAGTACCCCTACTCCTATAACGCTGTCTGTGTATGTTTATACCCCAAAAAATACTGTTTCGAAGCTTGGCTTCGATTCGGTTTCAACCTCTCGGTTGGCCGATGCGAGAACTATACGAAATTTCTGCCATAATTGGAAATACTTCATTCCACTAGCACTCATAGTTATTTCCTATACTACGCCACCATTCAACTCAAATCCCCTTAGGGCAGCGCGTTACAAACCTTACCCCCTGGGTGGCGAACCCTGAAAAAAGCCCTTGTTAGTTGCGCTTTTTGCCATAACGCTTCCGCACGCCCTTGGCGTAGAGCATCACGGGCACCAGCACGAGCAGGGCGATCAAGCCCAAAACGCCCACGTAACTGGCCTCCAAGGCTCCTAGTCGCGTCAGGGTCGCGGCCGCCTCGTTGTTTACTTCCGCAGCGATTGCGACCTTTCCGATCGCCGCCTCCGGTGCGATCGCGAATCCGCCCGCCAAAGCCGTATCCCCACCCAGAGCCGAGAGACTGGCGAAAGCATTCCAACCGATGGCTGCCGACCCGAAGGCCACTGCTCCGATTGCAATCATGCCCAGTCCCACTACGCCGAAACCGACTGCTCCCACGGTCAAAAAGCCGACCGAGACGATCCCCACGCTGATCGGCGCCACCACAAATCCGCCCCAAGCGAAGAGCAAACCGTAAGCCTGCTCGCCCGCTGCGATCCAACCGAAGACGGGCTTGTCCCCTTCCTCCGTCTTGGCGAAACGGATATGCACCAGCGGTACGCCAAAAAGCGACCACGGGCTCCTGTATTCGCGAGCCTTCGCCCCCTTTTGATCCCTCTCCTGCAAGAACTTTTCCGGTTGGGCCAATCTCTCCTCAGCCCGCAGCTTGCGTGAATAAGCGAACATCTTGCGCGTCATCCAACAATAAAAGGCCGCGGTTCCCACGACCACTACTTGGGCAAGCCAGGCATAGTATCCACTGTTCTCATACGATTTTCCGCTTAGCCAAAGCAGAAAAAATACCCCGCCCACATAGGCACCCGCTACCGCAAAAAAGGATATGACCGCGCGGATCACGTCGCGCCGCTCGCGTTCCGTACGCGACTGGTCAAGGCTGGCTCGCAAGGCGAACACACTGCTGATCAATCCGGAAAAGGTTCCTAGAAACGCGACCACGCTCGCCCACTTTCCCCAAACGCCCAGCTTGGCAGCTACCACGCCGACGCCTGCGGCCTTGGCGGGCGGGGCGATGGCAGCCGGCAAAGCCGCCAGTACTCCCATGGTGAATACACGCCCCGGAGAGCTCCGGGCAAGCGAGTCTTCCACAAACCCCATCATGCGCTCCTGCAGCATCTTGCGCCCGCGGGACAAACGCTGCTTAACCGCGCTTTCCGTAAGGTCCAGCTCATAGGCGACGTGCTCAATCGACTGGTGTTCACGGTAATAGAGCACCAAGGCTTCACGATAATTCTCAGGTACCCGTTCCAAGGCTTTCCATAGCAAAGCCTGCTCCTCTTCTTTCATTGCTGACTCCTCAACCCCTACTGCTTCTGATTCCATGTTCTCCAAGGCTTCGCCCGACTCCGCTTCAAACACCGGTTGCCGCGCGTCCTTGCGCCGGTGGTGGCTGATCTTGAAACGCAAGATTCCGCACAACCAAGACTTCAGCTTCTCCGGTTCCCGCAAGCTACTCAGCTTCTTCCACGCTTCGATAAACGCTTCCTGAGCCACCTCCTCGCTCGCGCTCAAATTGCCGAGCGACGAATAGGCTACCGAACACAGCAAGCTCTGGTAGCGAGTGACAATTTTTCCAAACGCCTGCCGGTCTCCGCCAAGGCAAGCGACAACCAGCGACGCGTCGCTGGAGTCTAAATAAGTTGGGTTTTCCTCTTCGGTATTCATGGGCTTCTGAAGACAAGTGCCCCCGTTCATCACAAAGGTGACAAGAAATCTGAAAAAAACAAAAGATTCGTCACCCAAGGAAAGTCCGATGCCCCCGGGCCTTCTGCAGGAGTGCAGCCTTCAAGCTCCACTCTAATAAAGAAGCGCTCGCCGCCGCCCCCTCCCAACCGAGCTGCGACCTTCCCTCCTTTTCTCAAAAAAAAGAGCAAAAAGCTGTCACCCCTCCAGCGCGAGCGGGCACTTAACTGCGAACAGCAAGAGCTCCCAGCGAAACGCGGCGAGCGAAACAAAAAAACATCCTGGAGAAAACCCATTATGAATTCACTCAAATCTCTCATTGCAGGCCTCAGCCTCATCGCAACCGCCTTCAGCGCCAACGCTACCCAAAGCCTCGTCGACGACTTCAGCGACTCCGAAGCGAACAGCCTCGGATTCCCGCGCCTTTTCGCCGACGACACGGCGGCCGGCGGCAAGACCACCACCGACTACCAAGTCAGCGAGGGAACCCTTTCCGCCAAAGGCAACATCCAGCCTCCGCGAGGCCAACCGGGTTGGGCCAGCGCCGTCTTCCTGCTCGAAGCAAGCGGCCAAGCTCAGGACCTCAGCCAATACCAAGGAATCCAGCTGAAGATCCGCATCAAGAAAGGCAATCTCTCGATCTCGGCGAACAGT comes from Pelagicoccus enzymogenes and encodes:
- a CDS encoding MFS transporter, producing MSGFLAYSSCVTAIPICLVAITKDLGMSLSQAGGLEMAKGILVLGTLLVSGFVAARFGKARSIGVSSLVMGVGMALYGLAPSYGALFLAVALLGFGGGVIEALINPLVQELHPDDSGRYLNLINAFWSVGVLATMLGTGEALTQLVSWRTVMFSLGGFCFLTGVVFLALREKGRIREEGELSAVFAHKWKILRQRRFWLFTALMFLGGAAEGAFTYWSASLLQLEHGAAPRAAGIGVALFAGGMIVARLLWGWLIPQARLWHLLLASALGGLLVSVAFPLTDSMWALYLNLFFAGISMACFWPTLQSYAVDRMECDPTSAFILLSCGGIAGFASVTWTMGLVGDWVGLRASFWIVPSYLGIMVLLLCVERGRSPASLPQSGGEA
- a CDS encoding Gfo/Idh/MocA family protein, which codes for MQVTRRKFVHTAATSALATSAFLSGLGAANPGKGKTLKIAVVGCGNRGQHNIRTFTEAAALMGHKVEIVALADAFQDQVEAAANRFEVSPDKCIVGWDAYHKVAESGATFVILTTPPLFRPLHFAMMVEAGKHVMMEKPVAVDAPGCREIIAIGETAAQKGLSILAGTQRRHQLSYLKNKALVDAGAVGEIVGGTVMWNSQVPWIRERKATWSDAEYLGRNWLNWTELSGDHICEQHVHNIDVANWFLGRLPQSAIGFGGRARRETGNSYDFFSVDLDYGNGVHIHSQCRQISGTYSRVGEFFRGTKGELLGGGKIKGNDVSIPEIQVLDKDGRIQEMVNWIDSAITGNPLNESRQVAESTAVAIMGRIAAYTGEFIRFRDLMENAESPLYSQTLSVSARDFETGSVTLPAENVAPVPGDGAEIRRIG
- a CDS encoding branched-chain amino acid transaminase, translating into MQETEFIWHGGKLIPWKEATVHVMTHALHYGSSVFEGIRVYDTNEGPTYLCLQPHLKRFYDSARIYRMTMPFGQEELTRICHEVIRANGLKSAYVRPLAFRGYGPMTVFGNSDPVEVTVAAFPWGAYLGEEALENGVDVGVSSWTRVAPNTLPTMAKAGGNYLSSQLITMEAHRHGYTEGIGLDASGHLSEGAGENIFVVRDGVLYTPPITAAILPGITRGIAMDLARRLGYQIREESLPRELLYVADEVFMTGTATEIAAIRSVDGLPVGSGKRGVITEQLQNAFFGLFDGSTEDTEGWLEKVEIYG
- a CDS encoding RNA polymerase sigma factor — protein: MNTEEENPTYLDSSDASLVVACLGGDRQAFGKIVTRYQSLLCSVAYSSLGNLSASEEVAQEAFIEAWKKLSSLREPEKLKSWLCGILRFKISHHRRKDARQPVFEAESGEALENMESEAVGVEESAMKEEEQALLWKALERVPENYREALVLYYREHQSIEHVAYELDLTESAVKQRLSRGRKMLQERMMGFVEDSLARSSPGRVFTMGVLAALPAAIAPPAKAAGVGVVAAKLGVWGKWASVVAFLGTFSGLISSVFALRASLDQSRTERERRDVIRAVISFFAVAGAYVGGVFFLLWLSGKSYENSGYYAWLAQVVVVGTAAFYCWMTRKMFAYSRKLRAEERLAQPEKFLQERDQKGAKAREYRSPWSLFGVPLVHIRFAKTEEGDKPVFGWIAAGEQAYGLLFAWGGFVVAPISVGIVSVGFLTVGAVGFGVVGLGMIAIGAVAFGSAAIGWNAFASLSALGGDTALAGGFAIAPEAAIGKVAIAAEVNNEAAATLTRLGALEASYVGVLGLIALLVLVPVMLYAKGVRKRYGKKRN
- a CDS encoding CIA30 family protein codes for the protein MNSLKSLIAGLSLIATAFSANATQSLVDDFSDSEANSLGFPRLFADDTAAGGKTTTDYQVSEGTLSAKGNIQPPRGQPGWASAVFLLEASGQAQDLSQYQGIQLKIRIKKGNLSISANSSEVTNFDYHAAPIARKAGDAFQEVKIPFDSMRRAWSEQTKLNTKTIASLSLVAYDMQPGAFDFEVEEIRFY